A window from Geminocystis sp. M7585_C2015_104 encodes these proteins:
- a CDS encoding DUF4346 domain-containing protein: MTQTPSTKGYSAEERKAIDDKLSKRHIDLDPAGYFIIYLDREAGLICAEHYTNIINEKGLAVDPDTGEVIACRGGNVRKPTTVFKGRTAKEICVKIFEETKPVPVSRLDHAAYLGREFVRAEYALATGEEYIQD; the protein is encoded by the coding sequence ATGACACAAACTCCATCCACCAAAGGATATTCTGCAGAGGAGAGAAAGGCAATAGACGACAAACTATCTAAAAGACATATTGACCTGGACCCAGCAGGATACTTTATAATCTACCTGGATAGGGAAGCCGGTTTAATCTGTGCTGAACACTATACCAATATTATCAACGAAAAAGGATTGGCAGTAGACCCAGACACGGGAGAAGTAATAGCCTGTAGGGGGGGAAATGTGCGGAAACCCACTACTGTATTTAAGGGAAGGACGGCAAAAGAAATCTGTGTAAAAATATTTGAAGAAACTAAGCCCGTTCCTGTAAGTAGATTAGATCATGCGGCATATTTAGGAAGGGAATTTGTAAGGGCAGAATATGCCCTGGCTACAGGAGAAGAATACATCCAAGACTAA